One Pectobacterium carotovorum DNA segment encodes these proteins:
- a CDS encoding EamA family transporter, which yields MSLKDALLALCVVVLWGVNFVVIKVGLNDMPPFLLAGLRFSLVALPAIFFVPFPRIPLKWLVAYGMTISFGQFGFLFLAIKLGMPAGIASLVLQAQAFFTLLVGAVLLSEKLRWNHVVGILVAAIGMVVLAEGRTALQMSSGMTTTTLLLTLAAALSWAIGNIINKIIMSKNSDVRIMSLVVWGALVPVVPFFISSWLFEGRDAIVHSLTTIQLPTILSLAYLAFAATIIGYGIWGSLLARYETWRVAPLSLLVPVVGLVSAAIFLGESLSLLQIMGAMLIMVGLLVNVFGARLRSWLPVRQS from the coding sequence ATGTCGTTGAAAGATGCGCTGCTTGCGCTTTGTGTCGTGGTGTTATGGGGTGTGAATTTTGTGGTGATCAAGGTCGGGCTGAATGACATGCCGCCTTTTTTGCTGGCAGGGCTACGTTTTTCGCTGGTGGCGCTCCCGGCTATTTTCTTTGTTCCTTTCCCGCGTATTCCCCTGAAATGGCTGGTTGCCTACGGTATGACAATCAGCTTTGGTCAGTTTGGCTTCCTGTTTCTCGCTATCAAGCTGGGCATGCCCGCGGGGATTGCCTCGCTGGTGCTACAGGCTCAGGCATTTTTTACGCTGCTGGTTGGCGCGGTTTTGCTGTCGGAAAAGCTGCGCTGGAATCACGTTGTTGGGATTTTGGTGGCGGCGATAGGGATGGTGGTGCTGGCAGAAGGGCGCACGGCGCTGCAAATGTCCTCCGGTATGACCACTACCACGCTGCTGTTGACGCTGGCGGCGGCGCTGTCATGGGCGATAGGTAACATCATCAACAAGATTATTATGAGTAAAAACAGTGATGTAAGAATCATGTCTCTGGTGGTGTGGGGTGCACTGGTACCTGTCGTGCCGTTTTTCATCAGTTCCTGGCTGTTCGAAGGCAGGGACGCGATTGTCCACAGTTTAACGACGATCCAACTGCCGACGATCTTGTCTTTGGCGTATCTGGCGTTTGCGGCCACCATCATCGGTTACGGGATTTGGGGAAGCCTGCTGGCGCGCTATGAGACCTGGCGTGTGGCACCCTTATCGCTGTTGGTGCCGGTGGTTGGGCTGGTCAGCGCGGCCATTTTTCTTGGTGAATCGCTCTCGCTGCTGCAAATCATGGGCGCGATGCTGATTATGGTCGGCCTGTTGGTGAATGTGTTTGGCGCGCGGTTACGTTCATGGCTACCTGTGCGGCAGTCATAA
- a CDS encoding aldose 1-epimerase family protein has product MKKLLAIGITLALTSWQLSAQTFVLTDAEGSVEKGNWQIGSDALKIKNQHFSIEQKVLHGGRQEGSKVITITSQDGLKIALSPTRGMDLLHVTGKNIRLGWDSPVDEVVNPNTINLESRNGLGWLEGFNEMMVRCGFEWTGHPVVSDGMIYTLHGRAGNTPASKVVVEVSDKAPHTITVRGLLKENSFKKSNLETWTELRYVPGSESFTVHDVLTNKADYPRDYQIIYHSNFGTPILEEGARFIAPVKEISPFNDHAKAGLASWQTYKGPTKDFDEMVFNITPYTDAQGKTLAALVNKVGDKGVSIAFDTHQLPLLTLWKNTDTEKQGYVTGIEPGTNYAYPVTIEREQGRVKKLQPGQSTTFELTYSLLSSADAVQKTEQKVKAIQGDNKTTLTEKPTAIE; this is encoded by the coding sequence ATGAAAAAATTACTGGCTATAGGCATTACACTGGCGCTGACATCATGGCAACTATCGGCGCAGACGTTTGTGCTGACAGATGCTGAAGGCAGTGTAGAAAAGGGAAACTGGCAAATTGGCAGTGATGCCCTGAAGATCAAAAATCAGCATTTCAGCATTGAGCAAAAAGTCCTGCACGGCGGACGTCAGGAAGGCAGTAAAGTGATTACGATTACCAGTCAGGACGGGCTGAAAATTGCCCTCAGCCCGACGCGGGGGATGGACTTACTGCATGTGACGGGCAAAAACATCCGTTTGGGGTGGGATTCACCAGTTGATGAGGTCGTAAACCCGAACACCATCAATCTGGAAAGCCGTAACGGGCTGGGCTGGCTGGAAGGTTTCAATGAGATGATGGTGCGCTGCGGCTTCGAATGGACGGGGCACCCGGTCGTCAGCGATGGCATGATCTATACCCTGCATGGCCGTGCGGGCAACACACCGGCTTCTAAAGTGGTCGTGGAAGTCAGCGATAAAGCCCCGCATACCATTACGGTGCGAGGCCTGCTGAAAGAAAACAGCTTCAAGAAGTCGAATCTGGAAACCTGGACCGAGCTGCGCTACGTTCCCGGCAGCGAGTCGTTTACCGTGCATGATGTGCTGACCAACAAAGCGGATTACCCGCGTGACTACCAAATTATCTACCACAGCAATTTTGGCACGCCGATTCTGGAAGAAGGCGCACGTTTCATCGCGCCGGTGAAAGAGATTTCTCCGTTTAATGACCACGCTAAAGCGGGTCTGGCCAGCTGGCAAACCTATAAAGGGCCGACGAAAGACTTTGATGAAATGGTGTTCAACATTACGCCGTACACGGATGCACAGGGCAAAACGCTGGCGGCGCTGGTGAACAAGGTGGGAGATAAGGGTGTGTCGATTGCCTTTGATACTCATCAACTGCCGCTGCTGACGCTGTGGAAAAACACGGATACGGAAAAACAGGGCTATGTCACGGGGATCGAACCCGGCACTAACTACGCCTACCCGGTGACGATTGAACGTGAACAAGGGCGGGTTAAAAAGCTACAGCCTGGGCAGAGCACGACGTTTGAGCTGACATATAGCCTGTTGAGTAGCGCAGATGCGGTACAGAAAACGGAGCAGAAAGTAAAAGCCATTCAGGGTGATAACAAAACCACGCTGACGGAAAAACCGACCGCCATCGAGTAA